The Spiroplasma citri genome has a segment encoding these proteins:
- a CDS encoding ABC transporter ATP-binding protein produces the protein MKNNNEYVIEMNNITKVFGDLIANDDITLKVKKGEIHALIGENGAGKSTLMSILFGLYEPTKGEILINGKPEYINNPIKANKLRIGMVHQHFKLVDIFTVLDNITLGYEQLKGKVFLDRSKEARDIAQIAIKYNLQVDFGSKIANISVGMQQRVEILKILYRGADILVFDEPTAVLTPQEIEGLLNIMLALKKDGKTIIFISHKLDEVKKIADRATVIRRGKVVETFNVQDKNEKEIAEAMVGRNLVEIKNSGQAPQEDVLLRIENLSVKKKGLTRLMALDDFNLTVHAGEIVAIAGVEENGQTELVNVLTGLEKGTSGKIIFNDINVTKKSIYERYQNGMSHIPEDRHKYGLILEFNAIDNVVLQNINQKPFSNCGLLDKGAIQLYAQQIVNKYDVRGANSGFAVTRSLSGGNQQKLIIGRELSRQHNILVVVQPTRGLDVGAIEYIHNKILEEKAQGKAVLLVSYELEEIMSLADRIVVLHNGRITGEVAGNKVKREEIGLMMAGRYQKKGIKINANTN, from the coding sequence ATGAAAAATAATAATGAATATGTAATTGAAATGAATAATATTACTAAAGTTTTTGGTGATTTAATTGCAAATGATGATATTACCTTAAAAGTTAAAAAAGGAGAAATTCATGCTTTAATTGGAGAAAATGGAGCAGGAAAATCAACATTAATGAGTATTTTATTTGGTTTGTATGAACCAACAAAAGGAGAAATCCTTATTAATGGAAAACCAGAATATATTAATAATCCTATTAAAGCAAATAAATTACGGATTGGTATGGTTCATCAACATTTTAAATTAGTTGATATTTTTACTGTACTTGATAACATTACGTTAGGATATGAACAGCTAAAAGGGAAAGTATTTTTAGATCGTTCAAAAGAAGCCCGTGATATTGCTCAAATTGCAATTAAATATAATTTGCAAGTTGATTTTGGTTCAAAAATTGCAAACATTTCAGTTGGAATGCAACAACGGGTTGAAATTTTAAAAATTTTGTATCGTGGAGCAGATATTTTAGTTTTTGATGAACCAACAGCTGTGCTAACCCCACAAGAAATTGAAGGTTTATTGAATATTATGCTAGCTTTAAAAAAAGATGGGAAAACGATTATTTTTATCTCCCATAAATTAGATGAGGTGAAAAAAATTGCTGATCGAGCAACGGTTATTCGGCGTGGAAAAGTTGTTGAAACTTTTAATGTGCAAGATAAAAATGAAAAAGAAATTGCTGAAGCAATGGTTGGACGTAATTTAGTTGAAATTAAAAATTCAGGGCAAGCACCACAAGAAGATGTTTTATTAAGAATTGAAAACTTATCAGTGAAAAAAAAAGGTCTAACTCGTTTGATGGCTTTAGATGATTTTAATTTAACCGTTCATGCGGGAGAAATTGTTGCAATTGCTGGAGTAGAAGAAAATGGACAGACCGAATTAGTGAATGTCTTAACCGGATTAGAAAAAGGAACCTCGGGGAAAATAATTTTTAATGATATTAATGTAACCAAAAAAAGTATTTATGAGCGCTATCAAAATGGAATGTCCCATATTCCTGAGGATCGTCATAAATATGGCTTAATCTTAGAATTTAATGCAATTGATAATGTTGTTTTACAAAATATTAATCAAAAGCCATTTTCAAATTGTGGTTTATTAGATAAAGGAGCAATTCAGTTATATGCTCAACAAATTGTTAATAAATATGACGTGCGAGGTGCAAATTCTGGATTTGCTGTTACACGTAGTTTATCAGGAGGTAATCAGCAAAAATTAATTATTGGGCGAGAGTTATCACGGCAACATAATATTTTAGTTGTTGTCCAACCAACAAGAGGCTTAGATGTTGGGGCAATTGAATATATTCATAATAAAATTTTAGAAGAAAAAGCACAGGGGAAAGCAGTCTTATTAGTTTCATATGAATTAGAAGAAATTATGAGTTTAGCAGATCGCATTGTTGTTTTACATAATGGACGCATTACTGGTGAAGTTGCTGGCAATAAAGTTAAACGTGAGGAAATTGGTTTAATGATGGCAGGAAGATATCAAAAGAAAGGAATAAAAATTAATGCAAACACAAATTAA
- a CDS encoding ABC transporter permease subunit yields the protein MQTQIKNYGWLLKQKTRIFFCSNEFKTKMNYFKASICAIIAGVFLSFIIIGANASDPLLFFSYVFRLAFHPLLKDSTLTYWAIYIVAGLAVAVGFKAGLFNIGVPGQMLLAGSMTIVLGLKNPAISQGTGVIGALFISIIAGAALATIAGALKAYFNIHEVVSTIMLNWIVWYVMKWMFMNPAHGMWNSNQNSTIDIVTTAPNFNLVLNGQLWIIPFIIAMLLLGIIVFIMNYTVLGFRIKAVGKSKNASLYAGTNVKAYTIVSMALSGALAGVLGMLYYMTQSTVLQFTTDALPVVGFDAIAVALVAFTNGFAILPIALLWGIIKTAALQATQLPDFQMSKQMGQLIFGIIIYMTAISTLFIYFKPIFWLRRWWNIQHNVGWKQEYNKYQAQIKDYQKQIKNTNKMYRIKMQELKKQGTKEEIKAYRNEINDQLTLYAGKITTLKTEIRFFENLKYKEATKIGQCGLKTKYKLATFIALGSALDHFVQVKNEYLLKKQKISFLKNNYYQAVWKVKGQAKQELSQFYNLPKKELYAKLAHLQSQYVDLVLNQEEAIKKLRESYYPVFNQIQQKYLNDFKTLQKKEAMITKKLNQEIKALKRQQRHEMYQFRITNYQSKKKIKRELRVINCQIKGDVRVQQEVALLKQNLKLQLKEMKQQFNIEYQVMRKKHKTKMPQWKNELNQKLKHIRKVVSEDNKILKAEYHRQNATYQVQKGGKK from the coding sequence ATGCAAACACAAATTAAAAATTATGGGTGATTATTAAAACAAAAAACAAGAATTTTCTTTTGTTCAAATGAATTTAAAACTAAAATGAATTATTTTAAAGCATCTATTTGTGCAATTATTGCAGGAGTTTTTCTTAGTTTTATTATTATTGGTGCAAATGCATCAGATCCATTATTATTTTTTAGTTATGTTTTTCGGTTAGCTTTTCACCCATTATTAAAAGATTCAACATTAACTTATTGAGCAATTTATATTGTTGCAGGATTAGCTGTTGCGGTTGGTTTTAAAGCCGGACTATTTAATATCGGTGTTCCTGGCCAAATGTTATTAGCGGGTAGTATGACAATTGTTTTAGGTTTAAAAAACCCAGCAATTAGTCAAGGTACTGGTGTAATTGGAGCATTATTTATTTCAATTATTGCTGGTGCAGCGTTAGCAACAATTGCAGGAGCATTAAAAGCTTATTTTAATATTCATGAAGTTGTTTCAACAATTATGCTAAATTGAATTGTTTGATATGTTATGAAATGAATGTTTATGAATCCAGCGCATGGAATGTGAAATTCAAATCAAAATTCAACAATTGATATTGTGACAACAGCCCCAAATTTTAATTTAGTATTGAATGGACAACTGTGAATTATTCCGTTTATTATTGCAATGTTACTATTAGGAATAATTGTTTTTATTATGAATTATACTGTTTTAGGGTTTCGAATTAAAGCAGTTGGAAAATCAAAAAATGCTTCTTTATATGCTGGAACAAATGTCAAAGCATATACTATTGTTTCAATGGCACTATCAGGTGCTTTAGCTGGCGTTTTAGGAATGTTATATTATATGACGCAATCAACAGTATTACAATTTACAACAGATGCATTACCAGTTGTTGGATTTGATGCAATTGCTGTTGCATTAGTTGCTTTTACAAATGGGTTTGCTATTTTACCAATTGCTTTACTATGAGGAATTATTAAAACAGCTGCTTTGCAAGCAACGCAATTACCTGATTTTCAAATGTCAAAACAGATGGGTCAATTGATTTTTGGAATTATTATTTATATGACTGCAATTTCTACTTTATTTATTTATTTTAAACCAATCTTTTGATTGCGTCGTTGATGAAATATTCAACACAATGTAGGATGAAAGCAAGAATATAATAAATATCAAGCACAAATAAAGGATTATCAAAAACAAATTAAGAATACAAATAAAATGTATCGAATTAAAATGCAAGAATTAAAAAAACAAGGAACTAAAGAAGAAATTAAAGCATATCGGAATGAAATTAATGATCAATTGACTTTATATGCTGGAAAAATTACCACTTTAAAAACAGAAATTCGTTTTTTTGAAAATTTAAAATATAAAGAAGCAACAAAAATTGGACAATGTGGTCTTAAAACAAAATATAAATTAGCAACATTTATTGCCCTTGGTTCGGCATTAGATCATTTTGTACAAGTAAAAAATGAATATTTATTAAAAAAACAAAAAATTAGTTTTTTAAAAAATAATTATTATCAAGCAGTATGGAAAGTAAAAGGACAAGCAAAACAAGAATTATCACAGTTTTATAATTTGCCAAAAAAAGAATTGTATGCTAAATTAGCACATTTACAGTCACAATATGTTGACTTAGTGCTAAATCAAGAGGAAGCTATTAAAAAATTGCGTGAAAGTTATTATCCTGTTTTTAATCAAATTCAACAAAAATATTTAAATGATTTTAAAACATTGCAAAAAAAAGAAGCAATGATTACTAAAAAATTAAATCAAGAAATTAAAGCATTAAAGCGCCAACAACGTCATGAAATGTATCAATTTAGAATAACAAATTATCAAAGCAAGAAAAAAATTAAACGGGAATTAAGAGTGATTAATTGTCAAATAAAAGGAGATGTTAGGGTTCAACAAGAAGTGGCACTGTTAAAACAAAATTTAAAACTGCAATTAAAAGAGATGAAACAACAATTTAATATTGAATATCAAGTTATGCGTAAAAAACATAAAACAAAGATGCCACAGTGAAAAAATGAATTAAATCAAAAATTAAAGCATATTAGAAAAGTTGTTTCAGAAGATAATAAAATTTTAAAAGCAGAATATCATCGTCAAAATGCCACTTATCAAGTGCAAAAAGGAGGAAAAAAATAA
- a CDS encoding ABC transporter permease, whose translation MEAVSQLFANGSVLFAVLLIAAMAGLYSERAGVVNIAIDGMMIVGALVYALLGKVLSQYGNGMQIIALLIAAICGGTFALLHGFASITLKAQQVISGTALNLLATGIGLFFVSIPSLAAGNMIKTDFSTIGIDSYQIINIFLIIAIALAVFTFVFFRFTKTGLRYVGCGENPNAVDAAGINVIKIRYKAVIISGCLAGLAGAMFTHYVSGQFRGDVQGQGYIALAIMIFGQWRIQYITLGAVLFSFLIALAGTLWRFAGWNIAYPSNQLLKILPFVFALVTMVIFSKYSKVPKASGIPFDKSLR comes from the coding sequence ATGGAAGCAGTTTCACAATTATTTGCTAATGGGTCAGTTCTTTTTGCTGTATTATTAATTGCCGCAATGGCGGGTTTGTATTCAGAACGAGCAGGAGTTGTTAATATTGCTATTGACGGAATGATGATCGTTGGTGCATTAGTCTATGCGTTGCTTGGAAAAGTATTATCACAATATGGTAATGGAATGCAGATTATTGCTTTATTAATTGCCGCAATTTGTGGTGGAACCTTTGCCTTATTACATGGTTTTGCTTCAATTACTTTAAAAGCACAACAAGTAATTTCTGGAACGGCGTTAAATTTATTAGCAACTGGAATTGGATTATTTTTTGTTAGTATTCCATCCTTAGCAGCTGGAAATATGATTAAAACAGACTTTAGTACAATTGGGATTGATTCATATCAAATTATTAATATTTTCTTAATTATTGCAATTGCTTTAGCAGTTTTTACCTTTGTTTTCTTTAGATTTACAAAAACAGGATTACGTTATGTTGGGTGTGGTGAGAATCCTAATGCAGTTGATGCAGCGGGAATTAATGTAATTAAAATAAGATATAAGGCAGTTATTATTTCTGGATGTTTAGCAGGACTAGCAGGGGCAATGTTTACCCATTATGTTTCTGGACAATTTCGTGGTGATGTTCAAGGACAAGGATATATTGCTTTGGCAATTATGATTTTTGGACAATGACGAATTCAATATATTACATTAGGAGCAGTTTTATTTAGTTTTTTAATTGCTTTAGCAGGAACATTATGACGTTTTGCTGGTTGAAATATTGCGTATCCATCAAATCAATTATTAAAAATTTTACCATTTGTCTTTGCATTAGTAACAATGGTTATTTTCTCGAAATATTCGAAAGTACCAAAAGCATCCGGAATCCCATTTGATAAATCATTACGATAA